In Pyxidicoccus xibeiensis, the genomic stretch TCGGTGAGGGTCTCGGAACCGCGTCTCAGGTACGCGCGCAATTCACTGGGGGCGCCGGCGTCGGGCACCCACTCGAAGGTGGCGCGCCAGCCGCCGGAGGGCTCGTGGCGCCGGACGGTGCGGTGCAGCACCTGGCCCCTCGAGGCGGTGATGAGGATGTCCACCGGCCCGTCGCTCCTGCTCGCGCCGGCTTCGGGCGAGAAGTCGAGGACGAAGCGCCGCGCGCCCGCCGAGTCGCCCGCGGCGATGCGCGTGGCGGTGACGGCGGAGGTCGTCCGGGGCCAGGGCGCCTGCGCGCCCCAGTGCAGCCGGTACGCCACGCGCAGGGGCACGCCCGGCGTCAGCGGCGCGTCCGGCACCCAGAAGGCGACGATGTTGTCGTGCACCTCCTGCGGCGTGGGCAGCTCCACCAGCCGCACCGCGCCGGGGCCCCAGTCGCCCACGGGCTCCACCCACGCGCTGGGGCGCAGCTCGTAGCGGGCCTCCAGGTCCTCGTAGCTGGTGAAGGCGGTGTCCCGCTGCAGCAGGCCGAAGGCGCGCGGGCTGGCGGCGCGGAAGCTGGAGACGCTCACCCGCGACGGGTTCTGCAGCGGTCGCCAGAGCTGCTCGCCCTCGCGCATCCACACGAAGAGGCCGTCCGAGTCATGCACCTCCGGGCGGAAGTCGTCGTACGTCCCCCGGTCGTTCTCCCCGAAGAGGTACATGCTGGTGAGCGGGGCCAGGCCCAGCTGCTCCACGGCCTTGCGCGCGAAGAGCGTCGCCTCCACCTCCATCACCGTGCTGGCGCCGGGGATGACGGTGAAGCGGTAGGCGCCGGTGAGGCTGGGCCCGTCCATGAGCGCATGCACCACCACGCGGTCCGCGCCGGGGGCGGGGCGCTCCAGCCACAGCTCGCGGAAGGAGGGGAACTCCTCGGGGCGCGGCAGCGCGGTGTCGATGGCCACGCCGCGCGCGGACAGCCCGTACACGGTGCCCCGGCCCAGCGCGCGGAAGTAGCTGGCGCCCAGGAAGGACAGCACCTCGTCGAAGTGCCCGGCCCGGTTGAGCGGGTGGGTGAGCTTCAGGCCCGCGAAGCCGTCGGCCTTCGCCAGCGGGCCCGGCTTCACCAGCGCGCCGTAGGTGAACAGCTCCGGCGAGAAGCGCACCGGCTCCGCCTTCCCGTGCTCCACGACGTGGACGGCGACGGGGACGGGGTAGAGGAAGCCCGGGTGGAAGAACTGCGCCTGGTAGGGCAGGCCGTCCCCGCGCCACAGCGCCTTCTCGTCGCGGTAGCGGATGTCCCGGTACGCGTCATACGAGAGCTGCTGGTACGCCTCGGGCAGCGTCGACTTCGGCGCCACGTAGGGACGGGCGGCCAGGGCCCGGGCACGCTCCACCACGGTGCCGGGGGGGAAGGCCCGCGCGGAGGCGGCGGGCTTCGCCGGGGCGGCGCGCGCGCTGGCCGCGGTGGCCGACGCCACCACCGCCGCGCACACCCACGCGCTCCATGCCTTGTTCCGCCGCGACTTCACGTCCAGGTGCCTCCGAATAGACCGGTACGTCGAACGACCCCCCGGTCCTTCGGACTCCGCCCGACTCTGCGCCGCCCCTGCACTCCCGGTGCGGCGCGTCAGGCCATCAGCAACCTGCGTACCAGCGCGTCATGCGCCGGACGGCCTCGCCAGAATCCCGAGGGATTCCAGTGGTTTGGGTTCTCCAGCCCGTTGTGGCTCCAAGCAGCGCCGGGGTTGGAGGGGAACGGACGGCCGCCTTCCCGCCCGGTGTGGGCGGAGGCTGGGGAGATCAGGAACAGCCTTCGAGCAGGGCTGTCCAAATCTTCCACAGGTGGACATCGCACTACGGGTGCGCGAGCCGCTCCTGGACGAGCGACAGCAGCTCCCGGCCGGCGAAGGGCTTCTCCAGGTGGGGGCTGGGGACGGCCTCGAGGAAGGCGCGGGCCTGCTGTGTCACGGCGCCGCCGGTGAGGAACACCACGCGCCGGGCCTGCTCGGGGTAGCGCTGCTGGAGGGCCGAGTAGAAGTCCATGCCGCTCATGCCCGGCATCATCAAGTCGCAGAAGACGAGGTCGTAGCGCTCCCCGGCCTCGATTCGCTCCAGCGCCTCCTGGGCGCGGGTGGACAGCGTCACGTCGTGGTGGGGCCGCAGGGTGCGGCCCAGCGCCGTGCACACCAGGGGCTCGTCGTCCACCACCAGCAGGCGGCCCCGCTTCTCCGTGGAGGGCGGCGGGGGCGTGGGCACCACGGGGGCCTTCTCCTCCGGGGGCGCGGCCGGCAGCAGCACGCGGAAGGTGGAGCCCCGGCCGGGCTCGCTCTCCACGTGGATTTCCCCGCCCAGCGAGGCCACCAGGCTGTGGCAGATGGACAGCCCCAGCCCCGTGCCCACGCCGGGCTCCTTGGTGGTGAAGAACGGGTCGAACAGGCGCGACAGGTGCTCGGCGGCGATGCCCATGCCGGTGTCCGCCACCTCCACCACCACCCGGTTCTGGGTGCCCACGCGCGTGGCGACGCGAATCTCGTGCCGCTCCGGGGTTCCTCCCGGAATGGCCTGCGCGGCGTTGACGAGCAGGTTGAGGAACACCTGCCCCAGCCGCGACTCGTTGGCGCGCACCCGGGGCACCTCGTCGAACTGCTTCACCAGCCGCGCGCGGTGGCGAATCTCCGTGGTCGCCAGGTTCAGCGTGGACTCCAGCACCTGCCGCACGTCCACGTCGGCGTTGTCCGCCGAGTCCACCCGGCTGAACGTCTTCAAGTCGCGGACGATGGTGCGCACCCGGTCCGCGCCCTGCTGGGCCTCCGCGAGCGCGGACTGCGCGGCCGCCAGCGTCTGGGACAGCCGCGCCTCGGCGCTCCGCGCGCCCTCGCCCAGCAGCGCGCTCAGCTCGTCGCGCGCGAAGGACAGGTTGGCCGTGAGGTACGCCAGCGGGTTGTTGATTTCGTGCGCGACGCCCGCCGCCAGCGTGCCCACCGAGGCCATCCGCTCGGCCAGCATCAGCCGCGCCTGCATCTGGTGGCGCTCCGTCAGGTCGTGCGACACCGAGACGATGGCGTCCTCGCCGGCGAAGGGCAGCGGGAAGGTGGTGGACTCCACCGGGAGGATGGTGCCGTCGCGCTTCAAGAGCCGCCGCTCCTGGAGCGCCGCCCGGCCCGTGCGCAGCGCCTCGTGCATGCGCGCGTCCGCGGACGCGAAGTCCTCCGGAGGGATGATTTCGGAGATGTGCCGGCCGAGCAACTCCGCCACGTTCTCGTAGCCCAGCGCCGTGGCCACCTTGAGGTTGGCGTAGCGCACCCGCGCGTCCCGGCTGAAGACGGCCACCAGGTCCGGCAGGCTCTCGATGAGGGTGCGGAAGCTCACCTCCGAGCGCCGCAGCTCATCCTCCGCGCGCTTCAGCGGGGTGATGTCCGGGAAGAAGGAGATGATGTGCGGCGCGCCCGCGTAGGGCACCAGCCCCATGAAGAGCAGCGTGTGCCGCAGCTCGCCCTGGCGCGTGTGGTACTGCGCGTCCACGCCCCGCACCGAGCCGTGCCGCCGCAGCCGCTCCACCACCTGGGCCCGGTCGAAGGGCCGCTCCCACAGGCGCAGGTCCACCGTGGTGCGCCCGATGACCTCCTCGCGCGTGTAGCCGAAGGCCTGGAAGTAAGCGTCGTTGGCCGCCACCACCTTGCCGTCCGTCAGCGTGGTAATCGACGTGGGCACGGGCGACACGGACAGCATGGTGTCGCGCAGCTCGTCCCCGAAGGGCACGCCGGTGCGGCCGTGGCGCCGGGTGAAGCGCCGCTCGGCCAGGTCCAGCCGCAGCTCCAGCTCCTGCGGGTCCGGCGGCCACGCCAGCACGTCGTCCGCGCCGGCCTCCAGCCCGGAGTGCAGGCTGGACAGGGCCTCGCGCGGCCCCAGCAGCATCACCACCGCCTCCGGGCCGTTGGGAAGGCTGCGCAACGCGCGCAGCAGGGGGACGGGCGCCGCCGGTCCGTGGGTGTCCACCACCACGAGCGCGCACGCGCCCGAGCGCCACGCGGAAGGAACCTCCGCGTCCCGCGCGGCGGTGACCACCGTGTGCCCTCGCGCCCGCAAGCGGGACTCGAGTGGCGCCAGGTCCGCCCCTCCCTGGGTGACGATGAGGACCCGCATGACACTCCTCTGCAAACGAGCCGTCATCGTTACACGAGCCTTGTTGTTGTAAAAGTGTAGTGACGTAGCTTTTCTCCGGTGGCGGAGGAATCGGGGGGCCGCAGGAATCCGCGGTGGAGGAGGAATCGGTAGCCCCTCGGGCTGTTACACTGGCTGCCGGACCCGGTCTGCCAGTGGGCCGGAGGGGGGAATCGATGGAATGGCGGGGGCTGAGCGAGCCGGTGAAGGAGCTTCGGGAGTCACCTCCCAGCCCGGTGCAGGTGCCACGACGCAACTTCGAGGGGCTGTTCGTCCACGCGCTGAAGCCCACGGGGGCCTTCGCCCAGTCGCTCCAGGACATCGGCTACGACGGGGAAGTCTCACAGCAGTCATACCCGCTGTCGGTGTGGCGGGCGGCGCTGGGGGTGGCCCGGCGCTTCGTGTTCGCGGGGTACCCGCCCGAGGCCGCCAACCGCGCGCTGGGGCACCGGTACGTGGAGGGCTTCTCGCAGACGCTGGTGGGGCGCGTGCTGGCCACCGCCGCGCCGCTGCTGGGCGCCGAGCGCAGCCTGACGCGGCTGCCCACGTACCTCAGGGCGGGCCGCGAGGACATGAAGATGCTGCTGGAGCCGGTGCAGTCGCGCGAGTGGCGGGTGCGCGTCGTGGACCCGGACCCGCTGCCGGACTTCGTGGCGGGCGTGGTGGAGGGCGTGCTGTGGCGCACCCGCGTGAAGCCGGAGGTGGTGGTGCTGGAGCGCCAGGCCAGCGGGTACACGCTGCACGTGCGGTGGGACGAGCCCTGAAGCCGGGCGCTCGGGCCTAGGCCTTCCCCTCCGTCAGCGCCTGCTGGCGGAGCCGCCAGAAGAGGAGCCATAACAGCCCGCCCCCCACGGCGAAGGGCAGGCTCCACCAGGCGATGCGGCGCGCCAGCACGGCGTTGACGGCCAGCACCGCCTTCTCCCGCGACTGGACGATGACGGCGAAGCCCGTGTTGCCCACCGGCGCGAAGGCCGCCAGCCAGGTGCCCGGCTCGCTCGACACGGGGTCCCGGTAGCCCTCCAGCACCCGGCCCTCCACGGACGGCAGCAGGAACTGCTCCTCCTCGTGGGCGGTGGGCGGTGGCAGGGCCCGCGCGAGCTGCCGCGCCGTCTCCGCCCCCAGGGCGACGGGCATTCCACGCCCCAGCCGCTCGTGGACGACGACGGTGTACGTGTCGCGCGAGGGAATTGCCTCGTCCGGCGCGGGCCGGTCCGTGGGTGCCACCAGCATGGCGGTGCGGTTGACGCCGCCCGGGTCGTCCAGCCGCAGCGAGCCCAGCGTGGAGTTGGAGGCGATGGTGGCCACCAGCACGCCGCGCCACGTCCCTGCCGGCCCGTACACCGGGGCGGAGATGGCGAAGGTGTTGGAGCCGTCGCTCGTGCCCAGGAAGGCACGTGACACGTAGGCGGCGCGCTGCCCCGTGTCCGCCAGCCGCCGGGCGGCCTGGAAGTAGTTGCGCCACCCGTAGTCATTGCCAATGAAGAAGCGCGGCGGCGGAGGCCAGTGGGCGAGCGCGCGGCCCGTCGTGTCCAGGATGAAGCAGCGCTGGAAGGGCCAGGCCACGTCCGAGCGCGCCGCTCCGCCGCGCGGGCCGTCGTGGTAGGTGAAGCGCTCGCGGCAGAAGGACTCCAGGGCCCGGCCGTCACCTGCCTGGAGCGCGGCGCCCAGCTCCGGCCGCGCCGCCGCGCGCTCCACGCCCTGCCGGTACTGCGCCAGCTCGAAGAGCACCGTCCCCGCCACGAGCCGCGCGGCGTAGAGGTTGACCCGCAGCGCGTCGTGGCGCAGGTCCTCCTCCTGCGCGCTGGCGATGCGGAAGGCGGCCACCGCGGCCACGGCGAGGGACCAGAGCAGGGTGGCCAGCAGCCCTGCCTCCAGGGGGTGGCCGCGGTACCAGGCCAGCACGCGCCGGGCGCGGGTGGTGGGGCCCACGGGCTCGCCCTTCAGGAAGCGCTGGAGGTCATCGGCCAGCTCCGCCGCGGAGCCGTAGCGGCGGGTGGGCTCCTTGTGCAGGCACCTGAGGACGATGTGCTCCAGCTCCCGGGGGATGCGCGGCTCCAGCGCGCGGGGGGCAAGCGGCTCGGCCTCCCGGACCCTGGCGAGCAGGGCCTCACGGCTGCCGCCCTCGTCCTGGAAGGGAGGCCGGCCGGTGAGCAGCTCGTAGAGGATGCTGCCCAGGCCGTAGACGTCGGCGGCGACGGTGAGGGGCGGGCCGTGGGCGGTGGTCTGCTCCGGTGCCATGTACGGGAGCGTGCCTCCCACCGGGCCTCGCTGCTTCCGCGTGTCGAGCGGCTGGGCCAGGCCGAAGTCGGCGACATGGGGCACGTCCCCGGCGTCGAGCAGGAGGTTCGCCGGCTTCAAGTCCCGGTGGAGGATGAGCCGCTGGTGGCCATGGTGGACGGCCCCGGCGACTGTCGCCATCAATCGCGCCGCCGCGCGGGGGGCGCGGAAGCGGTGCATCTGCTGGTCGAGGCTGCCACCCTCCATCAGGTTCATCGTGAAGTAGGGGCGGCCCTCGGCGACCCCCGTGGCGATGACGTGGACGATGTTCGGGTGGTTCAGGCTCGCGGCGGCCCGCGCCTCCGCCACGGCCAGGAAGCCGGGCACCCCGTCGTCGTTCGCCGGCAGGTCCACGGCGCTCATCTTCAGCGCCTCCATGCGCTTGAGGGGGACGTTGAAGGCCTTGTAGACGACGCCCATGCCGCCCTCGCCCAGGCGCTCCAGCAGCTCGTAGTCGCCGAAGCGCCGGGGCAGGGGGGGCTCCACGGGCACGGGCTCCTCCTCCGGAGCGGGGCCCAGGGGCTCCAGACCGGCGAGCAGCAGGCACGGCATGCACAGGCCCTCCAGCGTTCCGGAGGGCGGGTGGGGGCACGTCGGTGGGCGGGGGGGCGTCATGATGCACCGGGTTGAAGCGGCGGCCCGCGCAAGGTTACGGGCCCGCCAGCGCGGTGATGAGGAAGCGCAGCTCGTCGGCGGCGTCCGCGGGGTTGGCCACGGTGTGGGAGACCTCGCGCAGCAGCAGCTCCTGGTAGCGCTTGCGGAAGCGGAAGGCCGCCACCTTCACCGCGCCCGGCTTCATCCCCAGCACCTCGGCGATGTGCGCGTGCGCGGCGCCAGCGTCTCCCGTGAGCGTCTTCTTGAGGTGGTCGAAGAGCGCGCCCCTGCCGGCGAGCACGTACTCCTCGCGCAGCGCGGCCAGCACGTGCTCCAGCAGCCGCTCCGCCCAGCGCTTCTCGAAGACGCGGTCCGGCGTGGGGTCCGGCGAGGGGGCGGGGATGACACGGCCCTCCGGGTCCTCGAGGGGGACGTGGACGTGGCCGCCGCCGCGGGCCCGGGTCTGCTCCGCGTCCCATGCGTTCGCCAGGAAGTGCGTCATCGACGTGAGCAGCCACGAGCGGAACCGGCCCCGGGTGGGGTCGGCGACGGACAGGGCGTTCTTCTCCAGCAGCCGGACGAAGAAGGACTGCGTCAGGTCGGCGGCCTGCTCCTTCGTGAAGCCCTTGTGCTGGACGAAGTCGTGGAGCGGAGCCCAGTACTGCTGGCAGAGCGCCTCCAGGGCCTTGCGGGCCTCGGGCGCGGCGCTGTGGCCCGCGGCGAGGACCATGCTCCACCGGGTGGTGGCGAAGCGGCGCCGGGGCGGGAAGGGCAGCACCTTGCCGCCCTCCTCGCGGGGGGCGGCGCTGGACGGAAGGGAGTCGCTCGACGGCTCGACGACCATGACGGGAGCCTCCACGGGGTGGCATTCCCAGTAAAGAGCCCCGCCCCCCGAGGTTACTGCACGGATTTCTTCGAAACGGGCGTGGCGTCCGAGCGGTCCTCGATGACCCGGTGCCACCTCCCTCGAGCGGCGGGCTCCGGCGTCCTGGCCCGGCTCAGTTGAGCAGCCGCTTCGGAGGCGGCTTGCGGCCCGGCGCCGTCACCGCGGGCCGTGCCTGGAGGCAGCGCTGGATGACGTCGAGCAGCCCGTCGAAGACGTCGCGCAGGGCCCAGGCGCGGTCATCCAAATCCGACAGCTCCCCGCAGCGCAGCAGGCCGTCGCGCAGGGCGCGCTGGGCGCCGGGGCAGTCGCCGCGCTCGTCGATGAGCTGCTCGGCGGTGCGCGCATAGAGGCGGTAGCAGCCCTCCACGTCGCCCCGGTTGTACGCGGGCGCGCCCACGTTGATGGCCTGGCCCAGGGTGCTGGCGATGGACTCCAGCGCGTCCGGGGACGCGCCCTCCAGCATGCTCAGCGGATGCTGGGGCACCTGGCGCACGCGTCCGGCGCGGCGGCGGGGCGCCTCCAGCGCGGCCAGCGGCGCCGTCACCATGGCCCGCAGCATGGGCAGCACGTACCGTGACGGAATCACCAGGCCCAGGGAGCGGCCGTTGGCGAGCGCCGCGGTGGCCACGCCCACCACGACGCCGCGCGAGTCCATCACCGGGGCGCCCGAGGCCTGCTCGGAGATGGTCCGCGTCAGCTCCATCAGCGTGAGCCAGTCGCCCAGCACCTGCACCGCGCGCACCTCCAGCGAGCGCACCTCCGGCGCCGGCCCGGCCACCGCGCGCAGCACGTAGACGCTCTCTCCCTCGGCGGGCAGGGGGCCCCGGCCCAGCGGCAGCGCGGGCACCATGTCCGGCAGCGGCAGGCGCAGGACGGCGAGGTCCCTGCGCTCGTCCATGGCCACCACCTGGACCACCTCGGAGCGCACCCCATCCGACATCACCGCGCTGATGCTGCGGGCGCCGGCCACCGCGTGCAGGCTGGTGACGAGGTGGCCCTCGGGCGTGGCGATGAAGCCGGAGGCGGTGCGGCCCTCCACCTCGAGCATCACGAGTGACGAGGAGGCTCGGACGAGGGCGTCCCGGGGAGGCGTCCTGTCGGGTCCTTCGGACATGGTGACCTCCTGTGTCACGACAGTTCCTCTTCTATCAGCCGGCCGCCCGGCGCCCAACCTGGGAGGGGGCCGCCTGTACCGGAGTCTCACTTGTGATTGGCGGCAAAGTGTCCGGTCGTTAAACCTGCGACCTCCATGCACAAGACCCACCTCGTAGGCGCACGCACGCACAACCTGAAGGACCTCTCCGTGGACCTCGCGGAAGGGGAGTTCGTCTGCATCACCGGCGTGTCGGGGGCGGGCAAGTCGAGCCTCGCGCTGGACACCTTGTATGCGGAGGGACAGCGGCGCTTCGTGGAGAGCTTCAGCCCGTATGCCCGGCAGTTCCTCGAGCGGCTGGAGCGGCCGCCCATGGACGCGCTCGAGCCGGTGGCGGCCGGGGTGGCGGTGGACCGGCGGGCGCCGGTGAAGAGCTCGCGCTCGACGGTGGCGACGCTGGCGGACGTGGAGCCGTACCTCTCGGCGCTCTTCACGCGCGAGGCCGTCCCCGTCTGTGACACGTGCGGCGTGGAGGCGGTGCGCACGGACGCGCGCGTGGCGGCGGCGGCCGTCATCCGCGAGCACCCGGACGCGCAGGCCGTCATCACCTTCCCGGTGCGCATCCCGGACACGGCGGCCTTCCTGGACGTGCGGGCGCGGCTCCTGAAGGACGGCTACCACCGGCTGGTGGTGGGTGGCGAGGTGAAGGAGCTGGAGTCGCTGAAGCCCTCGGAGGCCACGGACCCGGCGGGCGTGGCGCGGGTGGTGGTGGACCGGGTGAAGCTGGCGGACGCGCAGCTGTCGCGCGTGACGCAGGCGCTGGAGGACGCGTGGCTGCGCGCGGACGGCGAGGCGCTGGCCTTCGTCCCGGACGCGGCCCCCAGGCGCATCCGCCGGGGCCTGGTGTGTCCGAAGTGCGCGCGCGAGTTCGAGCCCGCCCGTCCCGGCCTCTTCAGCTACCAGTCGCCGGTGGGGGCGTGCGCGCCGTGTCGCGGCTTCGGGCGCACCATCGGCATCGACTGGGGGAAGGTGATTCCCAACCCGACGCTGAGCCTGTCGAAGGGGGCCATCCGCCCGTGGTCCGGGCAGTCCACTTCATGGGAGCGGAGCATGCTCCAGCGCTGGTGCCGGGCGCGGGGGATTCCCATGGACCGTCCGTGGGAGGAGCTGACGGCGGACCAGCGCGAGCTGGTGCTGGAGGGCGAGGGCGACTACCACGACGGCCGGGCCTACCCGGGCGTGCGCGCGTGGTTCCGGTGGATGGAGGGCCGCACGTACAAGATGCACGTGCGGGTGCTGCTGGCGCGCTACCGCGCGTACACGCTGTGCGGCGACTGCGGCGGCGCGCGGCTCAACACCCAGGCTCGCGCGTACCGCGTGGGCGGGCTCGACTTGCCCTCGTGGCACGGGCTGGAGCTGACGGACGCGCTGGCGCGGCTGGAGGCCCTGCGCACCACCACGGGGCAGGGCGACCTGGCGCGGCGCGAGCTGGCCGGCCGCCTGCGCTACCTGCAGCGGGTGGGCCTGGGCTACCTCACGTTGGACAGGCAGGCGCGCACGCTGTCGGGCGGCGAGGCGCAGCGCGTGTCCCTCACGGCGGCGCTGGGCACGTCCCTCACCGGCGCGCTCTTCGTCCTGGACGAGCCCACCGTGGGCC encodes the following:
- a CDS encoding RNA polymerase sigma factor, whose protein sequence is MVVEPSSDSLPSSAAPREEGGKVLPFPPRRRFATTRWSMVLAAGHSAAPEARKALEALCQQYWAPLHDFVQHKGFTKEQAADLTQSFFVRLLEKNALSVADPTRGRFRSWLLTSMTHFLANAWDAEQTRARGGGHVHVPLEDPEGRVIPAPSPDPTPDRVFEKRWAERLLEHVLAALREEYVLAGRGALFDHLKKTLTGDAGAAHAHIAEVLGMKPGAVKVAAFRFRKRYQELLLREVSHTVANPADAADELRFLITALAGP
- a CDS encoding S1 family peptidase; the encoded protein is MSEGPDRTPPRDALVRASSSLVMLEVEGRTASGFIATPEGHLVTSLHAVAGARSISAVMSDGVRSEVVQVVAMDERRDLAVLRLPLPDMVPALPLGRGPLPAEGESVYVLRAVAGPAPEVRSLEVRAVQVLGDWLTLMELTRTISEQASGAPVMDSRGVVVGVATAALANGRSLGLVIPSRYVLPMLRAMVTAPLAALEAPRRRAGRVRQVPQHPLSMLEGASPDALESIASTLGQAINVGAPAYNRGDVEGCYRLYARTAEQLIDERGDCPGAQRALRDGLLRCGELSDLDDRAWALRDVFDGLLDVIQRCLQARPAVTAPGRKPPPKRLLN
- a CDS encoding protein kinase domain-containing protein, which produces MPCLLLAGLEPLGPAPEEEPVPVEPPLPRRFGDYELLERLGEGGMGVVYKAFNVPLKRMEALKMSAVDLPANDDGVPGFLAVAEARAAASLNHPNIVHVIATGVAEGRPYFTMNLMEGGSLDQQMHRFRAPRAAARLMATVAGAVHHGHQRLILHRDLKPANLLLDAGDVPHVADFGLAQPLDTRKQRGPVGGTLPYMAPEQTTAHGPPLTVAADVYGLGSILYELLTGRPPFQDEGGSREALLARVREAEPLAPRALEPRIPRELEHIVLRCLHKEPTRRYGSAAELADDLQRFLKGEPVGPTTRARRVLAWYRGHPLEAGLLATLLWSLAVAAVAAFRIASAQEEDLRHDALRVNLYAARLVAGTVLFELAQYRQGVERAAARPELGAALQAGDGRALESFCRERFTYHDGPRGGAARSDVAWPFQRCFILDTTGRALAHWPPPPRFFIGNDYGWRNYFQAARRLADTGQRAAYVSRAFLGTSDGSNTFAISAPVYGPAGTWRGVLVATIASNSTLGSLRLDDPGGVNRTAMLVAPTDRPAPDEAIPSRDTYTVVVHERLGRGMPVALGAETARQLARALPPPTAHEEEQFLLPSVEGRVLEGYRDPVSSEPGTWLAAFAPVGNTGFAVIVQSREKAVLAVNAVLARRIAWWSLPFAVGGGLLWLLFWRLRQQALTEGKA
- a CDS encoding DUF2378 family protein, with product MEWRGLSEPVKELRESPPSPVQVPRRNFEGLFVHALKPTGAFAQSLQDIGYDGEVSQQSYPLSVWRAALGVARRFVFAGYPPEAANRALGHRYVEGFSQTLVGRVLATAAPLLGAERSLTRLPTYLRAGREDMKMLLEPVQSREWRVRVVDPDPLPDFVAGVVEGVLWRTRVKPEVVVLERQASGYTLHVRWDEP
- a CDS encoding glucan biosynthesis protein; amino-acid sequence: MKSRRNKAWSAWVCAAVVASATAASARAAPAKPAASARAFPPGTVVERARALAARPYVAPKSTLPEAYQQLSYDAYRDIRYRDEKALWRGDGLPYQAQFFHPGFLYPVPVAVHVVEHGKAEPVRFSPELFTYGALVKPGPLAKADGFAGLKLTHPLNRAGHFDEVLSFLGASYFRALGRGTVYGLSARGVAIDTALPRPEEFPSFRELWLERPAPGADRVVVHALMDGPSLTGAYRFTVIPGASTVMEVEATLFARKAVEQLGLAPLTSMYLFGENDRGTYDDFRPEVHDSDGLFVWMREGEQLWRPLQNPSRVSVSSFRAASPRAFGLLQRDTAFTSYEDLEARYELRPSAWVEPVGDWGPGAVRLVELPTPQEVHDNIVAFWVPDAPLTPGVPLRVAYRLHWGAQAPWPRTTSAVTATRIAAGDSAGARRFVLDFSPEAGASRSDGPVDILITASRGQVLHRTVRRHEPSGGWRATFEWVPDAGAPSELRAYLRRGSETLTETWSYLWTP
- a CDS encoding PAS domain S-box protein, whose amino-acid sequence is MRVLIVTQGGADLAPLESRLRARGHTVVTAARDAEVPSAWRSGACALVVVDTHGPAAPVPLLRALRSLPNGPEAVVMLLGPREALSSLHSGLEAGADDVLAWPPDPQELELRLDLAERRFTRRHGRTGVPFGDELRDTMLSVSPVPTSITTLTDGKVVAANDAYFQAFGYTREEVIGRTTVDLRLWERPFDRAQVVERLRRHGSVRGVDAQYHTRQGELRHTLLFMGLVPYAGAPHIISFFPDITPLKRAEDELRRSEVSFRTLIESLPDLVAVFSRDARVRYANLKVATALGYENVAELLGRHISEIIPPEDFASADARMHEALRTGRAALQERRLLKRDGTILPVESTTFPLPFAGEDAIVSVSHDLTERHQMQARLMLAERMASVGTLAAGVAHEINNPLAYLTANLSFARDELSALLGEGARSAEARLSQTLAAAQSALAEAQQGADRVRTIVRDLKTFSRVDSADNADVDVRQVLESTLNLATTEIRHRARLVKQFDEVPRVRANESRLGQVFLNLLVNAAQAIPGGTPERHEIRVATRVGTQNRVVVEVADTGMGIAAEHLSRLFDPFFTTKEPGVGTGLGLSICHSLVASLGGEIHVESEPGRGSTFRVLLPAAPPEEKAPVVPTPPPPSTEKRGRLLVVDDEPLVCTALGRTLRPHHDVTLSTRAQEALERIEAGERYDLVFCDLMMPGMSGMDFYSALQQRYPEQARRVVFLTGGAVTQQARAFLEAVPSPHLEKPFAGRELLSLVQERLAHP